A genome region from Chthonomonas sp. includes the following:
- a CDS encoding DinB family protein codes for MDAQAKAIKSFTNIYTLLLKDLNALPEEAMHRKFAEKARTVADMMYEVTLVNDHIAATVRGDNPPDWPFAPGTWVLAPDELTSKEAVISNFERSSQGVLATLEAMSEEQMLAEVTNEHGPTNTVEQVRFMVVHMFYHAGQVNFIQTLLGDDTWHWMS; via the coding sequence ATGGACGCCCAGGCCAAGGCCATCAAATCTTTCACCAACATCTACACTCTGCTGCTCAAGGACCTCAACGCCTTACCGGAGGAGGCGATGCATCGAAAGTTCGCGGAGAAGGCCCGCACCGTGGCCGACATGATGTACGAGGTCACGCTGGTGAACGACCACATCGCGGCCACCGTCAGGGGTGACAATCCTCCCGATTGGCCGTTCGCACCGGGCACTTGGGTGTTGGCGCCCGACGAGCTCACGAGCAAGGAGGCGGTGATCAGCAACTTTGAGCGCTCGTCTCAGGGCGTGTTGGCGACGCTGGAGGCGATGAGCGAGGAGCAAATGCTGGCTGAAGTGACGAATGAGCACGGCCCCACGAACACCGTGGAGCAGGTTCGGTTCATGGTCGTGCACATGTTCTATCACGCGGGGCAAGTGAACTTCATTCAGACCCTGCTCGGCGACGACACCTGGCACTGGATGAGCTAG
- a CDS encoding ribonucleoside-diphosphate reductase subunit alpha, which translates to MKDSSSNLFDDIDHSVEPSLDAARPHQPAQLRPTPRLTRRNGMIVEWDTNKIEVAIRKAFLALELDSEPAVDVARAVEDRVRGLGEEVISIEMVQDLVQEEIMRAGHFKVAESYIVYRARRTFLREQEQPVAEVEAESIFALVEAIDEDGTSFFWSGADLRNRIEFASQGLNLTLSTLDLEQELRRSMGSNITIGEIRKVITLNAKSLMERDSDFAFFAARILLTYIYEECLGWDIVRDGVGKLKQLHAEAFQPYLAAAVELSRLSPDMLEYDVARLAAELDPTADLAFDFLGIQTLYDRYLMCDKSTGHTRRLETPQMFWMRVAMGLFKAEPGDREARVIELYRLYKERRFCNSTPTLFNSGTLRSQLSSCYLYKIDDSLESIVNRGIAENAMLSKWAGGLGGSWTAVRGTGAYIQGTNGESQGVIPFLKMHNDQLVAVNQGGKRAGSGCAYLESWHSDILDFLELRKNTGDDRRRTHDMNTANWVPDLFMKRMEARGFWTLFQSSQVPDLHDLYGKAFEEKYLQYEEMAERGEIYGKKIEALDLWKRMLQMIFETGHPWITFKDPCNVRSPQDHVGVVHSSNLCTEITLNTDAEETAVCNLGSIILDTHLTPKGDLDHVKLRETIRVAVRALDNVIDINFYPTEAAKTSNMRHRPIGLGVMGLQYALYRKGVGFSSEEAIEFNDEFMEAIAFYAYEASSDLAAERGAYSTYKGSKWDRGLMPQDTLDILEAERGEPVEVPRGGKLDWQPLRDKIAKQGMRNSNVLAIAPTATIANIMGTSPCIEPMYKNMFAKSNLSGDFLVVNPFLVDDLKAIGLWTPDVIDQVKYFDGELEGISEIPQEIKDRYVTAFRVPFEAIIDAAARRQKWIDQSQSLNLFMGEPDMKALSHMYRRAWHTGLKTTYYLRTLGASNIEKATVSVKKQVFTPEEKEACSIEAMRNGEICEACQ; encoded by the coding sequence ATGAAAGACTCTTCTTCTAACTTGTTTGATGACATTGACCACTCTGTAGAGCCGTCGCTGGACGCGGCTCGCCCGCATCAACCCGCCCAACTGCGCCCGACGCCGCGCCTTACGCGCCGCAACGGCATGATTGTGGAGTGGGATACCAACAAGATTGAGGTCGCGATTCGCAAGGCGTTTCTGGCGCTGGAACTCGATTCCGAACCCGCCGTGGACGTCGCTCGCGCCGTCGAAGACCGCGTCCGCGGCCTCGGCGAAGAGGTCATCAGCATCGAAATGGTGCAAGACCTCGTGCAAGAAGAGATCATGCGCGCCGGCCACTTTAAGGTCGCCGAAAGCTACATCGTCTACCGCGCGCGGCGGACCTTCCTGCGCGAGCAAGAGCAGCCGGTCGCCGAGGTCGAAGCTGAGTCCATTTTCGCCTTAGTTGAAGCGATCGATGAGGACGGCACCTCGTTCTTCTGGTCCGGCGCGGACTTGCGCAATCGCATCGAGTTCGCGAGCCAGGGCCTCAACCTGACGCTGAGCACGCTCGATCTGGAGCAAGAACTCCGCCGCTCGATGGGATCAAACATCACCATCGGCGAAATCCGCAAGGTCATCACGCTCAACGCCAAGTCGCTCATGGAGCGCGATTCGGACTTCGCGTTCTTCGCCGCCCGCATCCTGCTGACTTACATTTACGAAGAATGCCTGGGCTGGGACATCGTCCGTGACGGCGTTGGCAAGCTCAAGCAACTCCACGCCGAGGCGTTCCAGCCGTATCTTGCGGCGGCGGTAGAACTTTCGCGCCTCTCGCCGGACATGCTGGAATACGATGTCGCTCGCCTCGCCGCCGAGCTCGATCCGACTGCCGACCTTGCGTTCGATTTCCTCGGGATCCAAACTCTATACGATCGTTACCTGATGTGCGACAAGAGCACCGGTCACACGCGCCGCCTCGAGACGCCGCAGATGTTTTGGATGCGCGTCGCCATGGGTCTCTTCAAGGCCGAGCCGGGCGACCGCGAAGCACGCGTGATCGAACTGTATCGTCTCTACAAAGAGCGCCGCTTCTGCAACTCGACGCCGACACTGTTTAACTCGGGCACCCTTCGCTCGCAACTTTCCTCGTGCTACCTGTATAAGATCGACGACTCACTGGAATCGATTGTCAATCGGGGCATCGCCGAAAACGCCATGCTCTCCAAGTGGGCCGGCGGATTGGGCGGATCGTGGACGGCGGTGCGCGGCACCGGCGCCTACATTCAGGGCACCAACGGCGAGAGCCAAGGCGTCATTCCGTTCCTGAAAATGCACAACGACCAACTGGTCGCGGTGAACCAAGGCGGCAAGCGCGCAGGTTCGGGCTGCGCGTATCTGGAAAGCTGGCACAGCGACATCCTCGACTTCCTGGAGCTTCGAAAAAACACCGGCGACGATCGTCGCCGCACGCATGACATGAACACCGCGAACTGGGTTCCGGACCTGTTCATGAAGCGCATGGAAGCTCGCGGCTTCTGGACGCTTTTCCAAAGCAGTCAAGTGCCCGATCTGCACGATCTGTACGGCAAGGCGTTCGAAGAGAAGTATCTGCAGTACGAAGAGATGGCCGAGCGCGGCGAAATCTACGGCAAGAAGATCGAAGCCCTCGACCTTTGGAAGCGCATGCTCCAGATGATTTTCGAAACGGGCCATCCGTGGATCACCTTCAAGGATCCGTGCAACGTGCGCAGCCCGCAGGATCACGTCGGCGTGGTGCACAGCAGCAACCTTTGCACGGAAATTACGCTCAACACCGACGCCGAGGAAACCGCGGTGTGCAACCTGGGCTCCATTATCCTGGACACGCACCTGACGCCGAAGGGCGATCTGGACCACGTGAAGCTTCGCGAAACCATTCGCGTCGCGGTTCGCGCGCTGGATAACGTCATTGACATCAACTTCTATCCGACGGAAGCCGCCAAGACCAGCAACATGCGTCACCGCCCGATTGGGCTCGGCGTGATGGGTCTGCAGTACGCACTTTATCGCAAGGGCGTTGGCTTCTCCAGCGAAGAAGCGATCGAGTTCAACGACGAGTTCATGGAGGCCATCGCCTTCTATGCGTACGAGGCCAGCAGCGACCTCGCCGCCGAGCGCGGCGCGTATTCGACGTACAAAGGTTCCAAGTGGGATCGCGGCCTGATGCCGCAGGACACGCTGGACATTCTGGAAGCCGAGCGCGGCGAACCGGTCGAAGTGCCGCGTGGCGGCAAACTCGATTGGCAGCCTCTGCGCGATAAGATCGCCAAGCAGGGCATGCGCAACTCGAACGTGCTCGCGATCGCTCCGACGGCGACCATCGCCAACATCATGGGCACCTCGCCGTGCATCGAACCGATGTACAAAAACATGTTTGCCAAGAGCAACCTCTCCGGCGACTTCCTCGTGGTGAACCCGTTCCTGGTGGACGACCTCAAGGCGATTGGCCTTTGGACGCCCGACGTGATTGATCAAGTCAAGTACTTCGACGGCGAACTGGAAGGGATCAGCGAGATTCCACAAGAGATCAAGGATCGCTACGTCACCGCCTTCCGCGTACCGTTTGAGGCCATCATCGACGCCGCGGCCCGTCGCCAAAAGTGGATTGACCAGTCGCAATCGCTGAACCTGTTCATGGGTGAGCCCGACATGAAGGCGCTCTCGCACATGTACCGCCGAGCCTGGCACACCGGCCTCAAGACCACCTACTACCTCCGCACGTTGGGCGCCTCGAACATCGAGAAGGCCACGGTGAGCGTGAAGAAGCAGGTGTTCACGCCGGAAGAAAAGGAAGCGTGCAGCATCGAAGCCATGCGCAATGGCGAAATCTGCGAAGCTTGTCAATAG
- a CDS encoding ribonucleotide-diphosphate reductase subunit beta yields the protein MKFEVGGRTFELDETKAKEALHAKKVINGRETMTFNLLPLKYHWAYDLYRTMKANHWEPEDIPMQKDIEQWRSDRALTDVDRWIIRMGIGYFSAAEGIVGDNILHVVREAVTASELKLVLGRHAHEENIHADSLLYMISSLGINPHECEAMFEDIATIKRKNEFVTRISQSLRRDLDWTLLENKQKLAKNIFVFGQCMEGTQFYGLFGMILSLYRQGKFPGIGQMFRYTLRDESNHIDLFRQLFLSLIDENPDIWTPAFRSELTDLMREAVSLEKQFIHDCLPVGGVGLNADEFSQYIEYIADRRLEGVGLNPMNPGIKNPLPWLAELMDVRKEQNFFEGRVTEYQKSSALAAVSDDEL from the coding sequence GTGAAGTTTGAAGTTGGTGGAAGGACGTTCGAATTGGATGAAACCAAGGCGAAGGAGGCTTTGCACGCCAAGAAGGTCATCAATGGTCGCGAGACCATGACATTCAATCTGCTTCCGCTCAAATATCACTGGGCCTACGACCTTTATCGCACGATGAAGGCGAACCACTGGGAGCCCGAAGACATCCCGATGCAAAAGGACATTGAGCAGTGGCGCAGCGATCGCGCTCTGACCGACGTCGACCGCTGGATCATCCGCATGGGCATCGGCTATTTCTCCGCCGCCGAAGGGATTGTTGGCGACAACATTCTGCACGTGGTGCGCGAAGCCGTGACTGCTTCCGAGCTGAAGCTGGTTTTAGGCCGCCACGCTCATGAGGAGAACATCCACGCCGACTCGCTGCTCTACATGATCTCGAGCCTGGGCATCAATCCGCACGAGTGCGAGGCGATGTTTGAGGACATTGCCACGATCAAACGCAAGAACGAGTTCGTCACCCGCATCAGCCAATCGCTGCGCCGGGACCTCGACTGGACTCTGCTGGAAAACAAGCAAAAGCTGGCCAAGAACATTTTCGTGTTCGGTCAGTGCATGGAGGGCACGCAATTTTACGGGCTCTTCGGCATGATCCTGTCGCTCTATCGGCAGGGCAAGTTCCCTGGCATCGGGCAGATGTTCCGCTACACGTTGCGCGACGAGAGCAATCACATTGATCTCTTCCGCCAACTGTTCCTGAGCCTCATCGACGAAAACCCCGACATTTGGACACCCGCTTTCCGCAGCGAGCTCACGGATCTCATGCGCGAAGCAGTTTCGCTAGAAAAGCAATTCATACACGATTGTCTACCGGTTGGTGGAGTAGGATTAAATGCGGATGAATTTTCGCAGTACATCGAATACATCGCGGATCGGCGACTGGAAGGTGTGGGCCTGAACCCCATGAACCCCGGCATTAAGAACCCCCTACCCTGGTTGGCCGAGCTCATGGACGTGCGCAAGGAACAGAACTTCTTTGAGGGTCGCGTGACTGAATACCAAAAATCCTCTGCCTTGGCGGCCGTAAGCGATGACGAACTTTAA
- a CDS encoding L,D-transpeptidase family protein, translated as MGKVALVAMLAVGCAASSETPDQRVARARREWTQTTNARLKALKVEFPASRVFLRAYKQERELELWVGNADGPLKLYRTYAIAAASGELGPKRKEGDRQVPEGIYRVDRLNPASQFYLSIGLNYPNAYDREVGAARPGGDIFIHGDAKSIGCLAMTDPKIREIYPLVADAWRAGKNPVSCHIFPFRMTAANLAAAAKSQPKWAAFWRQLQPVEAAFNRSFLVPRVKVTRDGYALVKD; from the coding sequence ATGGGAAAAGTTGCCCTGGTGGCGATGCTCGCGGTTGGGTGCGCCGCCAGCTCGGAAACGCCTGACCAGCGCGTAGCGCGGGCCCGGCGGGAGTGGACGCAAACGACAAACGCGAGACTGAAGGCGCTCAAGGTGGAATTCCCGGCGTCGCGCGTATTTTTACGGGCCTACAAACAGGAACGGGAACTGGAGCTTTGGGTTGGGAACGCCGATGGGCCGCTCAAACTGTATCGAACCTACGCCATCGCGGCGGCGAGCGGGGAACTGGGACCCAAGCGCAAGGAAGGCGATCGCCAGGTGCCTGAGGGCATCTATCGAGTGGATCGCCTGAACCCGGCGAGCCAGTTCTATTTGAGCATCGGCCTCAACTATCCCAACGCCTACGATCGGGAGGTGGGGGCGGCTCGTCCGGGCGGCGACATTTTTATCCATGGCGACGCCAAGAGCATCGGGTGCCTGGCCATGACCGACCCCAAGATTCGCGAGATTTATCCGCTCGTCGCGGATGCTTGGCGAGCGGGGAAGAACCCGGTGAGCTGCCACATCTTCCCGTTCCGCATGACCGCCGCAAACCTTGCCGCCGCGGCGAAGTCTCAACCCAAGTGGGCCGCGTTTTGGCGGCAACTTCAACCCGTCGAGGCGGCGTTCAACCGGTCGTTTCTGGTCCCCCGCGTGAAGGTAACCCGAGACGGCTATGCATTGGTGAAAGACTGA
- the leuB gene encoding 3-isopropylmalate dehydrogenase codes for MAFKVAVLGGDGIGPEVVAEAVKVLRAVRTDIEFAPALVGGAAIDAVGTPLPDDTLALCRESDAILLGAVGGPQWDNLPSAQRPEIGALLKLRGELNLFANVRPAKVFHSLLQASPLKNTGGTIDMVVIRELTGGIYFGQPRERRENGTVAIDTCVYARHEIERITDIAFQIARQRSKQVCSVDKQNVLETSRLWREVVSEKAAQNQDISVSHMLVDNCAMQLIRDPLQFDVILTENMFGDILSDEASILTGSLGLLPSASLGELKATGVFGMYEPAHGSAPDIAGQGRANPIATILSAAMMLKYTFGDDTGANRIEQAVDAALESGTRTADIFEPQCKLVSTSDMGDAIIAHLK; via the coding sequence ATGGCATTTAAGGTTGCTGTGTTGGGTGGGGATGGCATTGGCCCCGAAGTTGTGGCCGAAGCGGTGAAGGTGTTGCGCGCTGTTCGCACGGACATCGAATTCGCACCGGCGCTGGTGGGTGGCGCGGCGATTGACGCCGTGGGCACTCCGCTGCCCGATGACACGCTAGCGCTCTGCCGCGAAAGCGACGCGATTCTGCTGGGCGCGGTGGGCGGTCCGCAGTGGGACAATCTGCCTTCGGCGCAGCGACCCGAAATCGGGGCTCTGCTCAAGCTTCGCGGCGAACTCAACTTGTTCGCCAACGTCCGCCCGGCCAAGGTCTTCCACTCGCTGCTGCAAGCAAGCCCGCTCAAAAACACGGGCGGCACCATTGATATGGTGGTGATTCGCGAGCTCACCGGCGGCATCTACTTTGGTCAGCCGCGCGAGCGTCGCGAAAACGGCACCGTCGCCATCGATACCTGCGTCTACGCGCGCCACGAAATCGAGCGCATCACCGATATCGCGTTCCAAATTGCGCGCCAACGCAGCAAGCAGGTGTGCAGCGTGGACAAGCAAAACGTGCTGGAAACCAGCCGCCTGTGGCGCGAGGTGGTGAGCGAGAAGGCCGCGCAAAACCAGGACATCAGCGTCAGCCACATGCTTGTGGACAACTGCGCCATGCAGCTGATTCGCGATCCGCTTCAATTCGACGTGATCCTCACCGAGAACATGTTCGGCGACATTCTCTCCGACGAGGCTTCGATTCTCACGGGCTCGCTCGGTCTGCTGCCCTCGGCTTCGCTGGGCGAACTCAAGGCGACAGGTGTGTTCGGCATGTACGAGCCCGCGCACGGCTCCGCGCCCGACATCGCGGGTCAGGGACGTGCCAACCCCATCGCCACGATTTTGAGCGCCGCGATGATGCTCAAGTACACGTTCGGCGACGATACGGGCGCGAACCGGATTGAGCAGGCGGTAGACGCCGCGCTCGAGAGCGGAACCCGCACAGCAGACATCTTCGAACCGCAGTGCAAGCTGGTTTCGACCAGCGACATGGGCGACGCGATTATCGCGCACTTGAAGTAA
- a CDS encoding bifunctional 3,4-dihydroxy-2-butanone-4-phosphate synthase/GTP cyclohydrolase II — MSFATIEEALAELRQGRMIIVIDDPDRENEGDLIMPGETCTPEAMNFMITYGRGVPFIPTTQERMTELGIAMMTKSNTARHGTAMGETVDALHGATTGVSAHDRARTVEVFCDPNAKPNDLGRPGHVIPLRAEKGGVLRRSGHTEASVDLAVLAGFQPVAVGCEILNDDGTMMRTPELLKFGAEHNLKVITIADLIAYRRRTENLVERKAGPIDFPTKFGHFQLYAYETTIEPTPYIAIVKGDVANGEPVLGRVHSSCLTGDLLGSLRCDCGDQLAAALTAIETEGRGVVLYIAQEGRGIGIINKLRAYELQDQGLDTVEANIALGFQADLRDYGLGTQVLADLGVKKLRLMTNNPKKLVGLAGFGIEITEHVPIVCEPHEHTQKYLSTKKEKLGHLLPG; from the coding sequence ATGAGTTTCGCCACGATCGAAGAAGCGCTCGCTGAATTGCGGCAGGGCCGCATGATCATCGTCATTGACGATCCCGACCGCGAGAATGAGGGCGACCTCATTATGCCGGGCGAAACCTGCACCCCCGAGGCCATGAATTTCATGATCACTTATGGCCGCGGGGTGCCCTTTATTCCCACGACGCAAGAGCGCATGACCGAGCTTGGCATCGCGATGATGACCAAGTCGAATACGGCGCGTCATGGCACCGCGATGGGCGAAACCGTGGACGCGTTGCACGGCGCGACAACCGGCGTGAGTGCGCATGATCGCGCCCGCACGGTGGAAGTGTTCTGCGACCCCAACGCCAAGCCCAACGACCTCGGTCGCCCGGGTCACGTGATTCCGCTTCGAGCCGAAAAGGGTGGCGTGTTGCGCCGGTCGGGTCACACCGAAGCCAGCGTGGACCTCGCGGTTCTGGCGGGATTTCAGCCGGTCGCGGTGGGCTGCGAGATTCTCAACGACGACGGCACGATGATGCGCACGCCCGAGCTCCTCAAGTTCGGCGCCGAGCACAACCTCAAGGTCATCACGATCGCCGACCTCATCGCCTACCGTCGCCGCACCGAAAACCTGGTCGAGCGCAAAGCCGGGCCGATTGACTTCCCGACCAAGTTCGGACATTTCCAGCTTTACGCCTACGAAACCACGATTGAGCCGACGCCCTACATCGCGATTGTCAAGGGCGATGTGGCCAACGGTGAGCCCGTGCTGGGCCGCGTGCACAGCAGCTGCCTTACGGGCGACCTGCTCGGTTCGCTGCGCTGCGATTGTGGCGACCAACTCGCGGCGGCGCTCACCGCCATCGAGACCGAGGGTCGCGGCGTCGTGCTGTACATCGCGCAAGAGGGTCGCGGCATTGGCATTATCAACAAGCTGCGTGCTTACGAATTGCAGGATCAAGGCTTGGACACGGTCGAGGCGAATATCGCCCTTGGCTTCCAAGCCGACCTTCGCGACTACGGTCTGGGCACGCAGGTGCTGGCCGATCTCGGCGTTAAGAAGCTGCGTCTGATGACGAACAACCCCAAGAAGTTGGTAGGTTTGGCGGGCTTCGGAATCGAAATCACCGAGCACGTGCCGATCGTTTGCGAGCCGCACGAACACACTCAGAAATACCTTTCGACCAAGAAGGAAAAGCTGGGTCACCTGCTCCCCGGCTAA
- the groES gene encoding co-chaperone GroES → MSISLKPLGDKIVVELSTAEDKTAGGIYLPDAAKKKPTEGTVVAVGTGRVLETGERNALTVKVGDKVIFSKYGGNEVNLDGRDYTILDEDQVYAVLS, encoded by the coding sequence ATGTCGATTTCGCTTAAGCCCCTTGGAGATAAGATCGTCGTTGAACTCTCGACCGCCGAAGACAAGACTGCCGGTGGCATCTACCTTCCCGATGCGGCCAAGAAGAAGCCGACCGAAGGCACTGTGGTCGCCGTTGGCACCGGTCGCGTTTTGGAGACCGGTGAGCGCAATGCGCTGACCGTCAAGGTGGGCGATAAGGTCATTTTCAGCAAGTACGGTGGCAACGAAGTGAACCTCGACGGTCGGGATTACACGATCCTGGACGAGGATCAAGTCTACGCCGTTCTGAGCTAA
- a CDS encoding RidA family protein has protein sequence MPKIVVSTDQAPGAIGPYSQAIRCGDLLFCSGQIPLTPGGELIGGDVREQTEQVMKNIAGVLGAAGLGFENVIRTTIFLSSMDHFGAVNEVYGSRFPSDPPARSTVAVAGLPRGVDVEIEVLASFS, from the coding sequence ATGCCAAAAATTGTGGTCTCCACCGACCAAGCGCCGGGTGCTATCGGCCCCTACTCGCAAGCCATTCGTTGCGGGGACTTGCTGTTTTGTTCTGGTCAGATTCCGCTGACGCCCGGCGGCGAACTCATCGGCGGCGACGTTCGCGAGCAGACCGAGCAGGTGATGAAGAACATTGCCGGCGTGCTCGGCGCGGCCGGTCTCGGGTTTGAGAACGTAATCAGGACCACGATTTTCCTAAGCAGCATGGACCACTTCGGCGCGGTGAATGAGGTGTATGGCAGCCGCTTCCCGAGCGATCCGCCCGCCCGAAGCACGGTCGCGGTGGCCGGGTTGCCGCGCGGCGTGGACGTGGAAATCGAAGTCTTGGCCAGTTTCTCCTAA
- a CDS encoding quinate 5-dehydrogenase translates to MDRKRIVSVSLGSSKRNKSSEATMLGQDFLLERIGTDGDMAAFQRMFEELDGKVAALGVGGADIYLVAGERRYAFRQILNCIKNVKVTPVVDGSGLKHTLERRAIHWLQESGTVDFKQERALLVSATDRYGMAQALDQLCPNVVYADLMFGVGLPIPLRSYRAVERLGRIVLPLITQLPFKWVYPTGEKQDSRTPKFAKTWAEATFICGDSLYVLRYAPDRLDGKTILTQSVRQANLDWLKSAGVRRVITTTPVIGGETFATNVMEAMLVAILDKPVAEITEADYLGILDRLDWKPTVIELNA, encoded by the coding sequence ATGGATCGTAAACGCATCGTCTCGGTTTCGCTCGGCTCGAGCAAGCGTAACAAGTCCAGCGAGGCGACCATGCTCGGGCAGGATTTTCTGCTCGAACGCATCGGTACCGACGGCGACATGGCCGCATTCCAGCGGATGTTTGAGGAACTCGATGGCAAGGTCGCCGCGCTCGGCGTTGGTGGGGCCGACATCTATCTGGTCGCGGGCGAGCGGCGGTATGCGTTCCGGCAGATTCTCAACTGCATCAAGAACGTCAAAGTCACGCCGGTGGTGGATGGGAGCGGCCTCAAACACACGCTTGAACGCCGCGCGATCCATTGGCTGCAGGAATCCGGGACGGTGGACTTTAAGCAAGAACGGGCGTTGCTGGTCAGTGCCACCGATCGCTACGGCATGGCGCAGGCTCTGGACCAGCTTTGCCCGAACGTGGTGTACGCCGACCTCATGTTCGGCGTCGGCTTGCCGATTCCGCTGCGCTCGTATCGAGCGGTCGAGCGGTTGGGGCGGATCGTTCTGCCGCTCATCACTCAACTTCCCTTCAAGTGGGTCTATCCGACGGGGGAAAAGCAGGATTCGCGCACGCCTAAGTTTGCCAAGACTTGGGCCGAGGCGACGTTCATCTGCGGCGATTCGCTCTACGTGCTGCGGTACGCACCCGACCGCTTGGATGGCAAGACCATCCTCACGCAAAGCGTGCGACAGGCGAACCTCGATTGGCTCAAGTCGGCGGGGGTTCGGCGCGTAATCACGACGACGCCGGTGATTGGAGGCGAGACCTTCGCCACCAACGTCATGGAGGCCATGCTCGTGGCGATCCTTGACAAGCCCGTCGCCGAGATTACTGAGGCGGATTACCTGGGGATTCTGGACCGACTGGACTGGAAACCGACGGTGATTGAACTAAACGCTTGA
- a CDS encoding phosphatase PAP2 family protein, with the protein MNLFVFDTNLFREIHVNLRREWLDGFMMLISNSGLDSIKAALILPSLLWPRTRAHAWVVVLATAAAGLARLPLMKLVGRMRPSNYQWATPLENVYSYESSFPSGHTTAAFATAVALWLLLRGTRYAWLGVVAWVWAALVAFSRIYVGVHYPTDVVAGAIFGGVIGGLVAEWAIKRLVQSPSVSSPVGPESPGNPPQ; encoded by the coding sequence TTGAATCTCTTCGTTTTCGACACGAACCTGTTTCGTGAAATCCACGTCAATCTGCGCCGCGAATGGCTGGACGGGTTCATGATGCTCATCAGCAATTCCGGGCTTGATTCAATCAAGGCGGCGCTGATTTTGCCGTCCCTGCTTTGGCCACGCACCCGTGCCCATGCGTGGGTGGTTGTGCTCGCCACGGCGGCGGCTGGTTTGGCGCGGTTGCCGCTCATGAAGCTGGTGGGGCGAATGCGTCCGAGCAACTACCAGTGGGCGACCCCGCTGGAAAACGTCTACAGCTACGAATCGAGCTTCCCGAGCGGTCATACGACCGCGGCCTTTGCCACCGCGGTTGCCCTGTGGCTGCTGCTGCGGGGCACTCGGTACGCGTGGCTCGGGGTTGTGGCCTGGGTCTGGGCCGCGCTAGTGGCGTTTAGCCGCATCTATGTCGGCGTGCACTACCCGACCGACGTGGTGGCCGGCGCGATTTTTGGCGGCGTCATCGGCGGATTGGTGGCCGAGTGGGCGATCAAGCGTTTAGTTCAATCACCGTCGGTTTCCAGTCCAGTCGGTCCAGAATCCCCAGGTAATCCGCCTCAGTAA